In the genome of Capricornis sumatraensis isolate serow.1 chromosome 4, serow.2, whole genome shotgun sequence, the window AGGATCCCTTGCCCCCAAGGCCAAGGTGGAGTCCACTTCCAGACCTTGCACTGGGCTGTTCTCTGCTTTATCCTCCCAAGGTCAAACTGGGCTGCTAGTATGTACTCCTGGGCTTGATAGACGGCCGGGGGTGACTGCAAACGTGTGGagtgtaaaagaaaaatttcagagacttccctggtggtccagtggttaagactccctgcttccaatgcagagggtttgatccccaggtttgggaactaacatcccacatgctgcacagtgcagccaaaaaaaaaaagaaaaagaaaaattctacaCTAGACAGTTGTTAAAAACAGCAAGGAAGATTTTATTGGAGTTACTCTAGTAGAAGAGAGAGACTTTGGTATAGAACTGAGCTCAACTCCAAGTCCAGCAAAGACAGCTGGGGACTGAGAGCCAGCAAGAATGAGGAGTCAGCAGAGAGAAAATGACTAAGAGGACAGCAAAGGCAGGAAGATTCTTGCTAAACTGGCGTAACAGGGTTCTTGCTAAAGGCAGACTCTAGCCAATGAGTGTGGGGATTGAGAAACTTGTTCAGACATTGAGGGTccagggtcggggtggggggtgtgtcTCACTAAACCAACAAGCAGGATTCTTTGCTGCAGCTGGGCTCTGTGGGCCAAGTCAGGGTGGCTGGCCAAGCTTGAGTGATGAAAAGAGCGCGCGTGATGGAACTTGGCCTTGCAGATTGAGGTCAATTTTCAGTGTCGATGTTTGCAAGATCCCCAGAGTGTGGGACAGAGCCAGGGTGGAAGGAAGGGGATCCAGGCACCACTGCCTTCTAGTCTGGAACTCTTAGGAGCCTGAGAGTCCTGAACTTGAACCTGGCCTTCAGCTGCAAGTTCCTTTGAGGGACTTGAAAGGTGGGGCAGAGGTGTTTTGGTAGGGGCTCTTTCAACCGGGGAGAACACTTACGGACGACACACTCATTGCTTCCTGAGGCGGCTGGTCAgtgggagacagagagggagagacccCCGAGGAGGGAGAGCAAATGGGTGTTTCCTCTGTGGTGTCCTGAGTGAATGGAGGGCAAGGTCTGAGCGAGTAGGTGAGGGTGAGTCAGCAAGTGAGGAAGAGTtatctctcttctcctcttgtcGTGCCCTGCCAAGCCCCAAAGAGAATCGTGGTTTGTCGTAGAGAAAGATGTTCATTTTGAATAGATGTTATCCATGTTTGGCGTGAACTGTTGCTttgcatgatttaaaaaaaaaatcatgagttGTGTATGTATGGTAAAGGTAGAAGACAAAACATTTAACAGCCTGTTAGATTGATTTATAGCCTTGAAATATTCAGCCATATGGCGGGTGGGACTCTGTTTGCACTCTTGCCTCTGGCCGTGCGCTGTTAGGCAGGGAACTGCAAAGTTATTGACTGGCCTGCAGCACAGGTTCAGTTCAGGGTGGTCTGAGAGATTTGCATGCTTAGAGGTAGAATGCACAGATGCCTAGCTGAACGTGTATCATCGAGAGAGGTCCCTAAGCCCCGGGCGTGTTAGGAACTGGGCTGGGCAGCAGGAGGTGAACAGCAGGCGGGCGAGTGAAGCTTCCTCTGTATTTACAGCCGCTCCCCATTGTTTGCATTATCACCTCCTGTCTGCTCAGCAGCAGCATTCGATTCTCAATTCTCGCAATTTACAGAGGAACTTGAGTCCTACTGTGAACTGCGCATGTGAGGGCCCCAGGTCATGCACTCCTGAACAggatcatccccaaaccatccccccttCCCCAATCCATGgagaaattgtcttccacaaaaccagtccttGCCCAGCAGTCAGTATCTTCCAGGAAACCAGTTTTTCCCAGTGTCAAAAACATTGGGGACTGCTGGGCTACATGACGTAGAATTGATGTAATGGTCAGGCAAGCAGACTCATGAAGAGAGATggtgggagaagagaggagaacatGGGTCTGGAAGTCGGGACCTCTCCCAGAGTCCCTCTAAAGTGGCAAGAGCCAGGCTGTCTGCAGAAGTGTGTGTGCAGTATTTTTAGGTAACCGGCCGAAccttacagaaaataaacaatctgATAGGGCCATGTGGGTAAGTCTAGAAAATTCATGTGAAATGAATTAGCCATGGACTATGCAGGTGATAATATTATCAGGGAGCCCCTTCGCCTAAATTGTTTTCCTCCGCAGTTTTAGATCCTTCTATTGGGGTCTTTTTGCAGGATCACATTTTATGGGCCATACCACTTTACAGTAGaggtcctttttttaaaaacaggtgaCCTTTGGGGGACATTGTGTGGGAACATTTCTGTTTTCTGAGTTAAGGCATGCCTCTTCCCGAGCGGACTGGGTGTAAGCTGGGTCATATTTCTGTGAGTGTCTTGGGACTGCCGAGAGTCGGTTATTCAACAGCATCAGCATTGTAGCGGGGCCAGTAGTCTCTCTGGTCCTTTGCCATTAGCCAGTCTGAAAATTCTGGTTCCCACCAGGGATCTTTAACTTCAAATACACAACTCAAACCAAACTTTCTTCGTAGAGTGGGGTTAGTAACATGTGTTGCCTCTTGCTTTTCCCAGTTTGTGTGGGAATAATAAAAGAAGAGTATAtgcccctgaagaagaaaaaagagcacATAAACATTTCCTAAAGGATGATCAccctgcttctctgccttttcagatTCAGTCCCCATCATCAGCATCCTAGCACCGTTTGGATTTGACTATTCTAGGGACCTTAGCCAAGAGGAATcacacagtcttttttttttttttttttttggtgactgaCTTACATCACTGAACTCAGCACGACGTCCCCAAGGTTCATCCGTGCTGTGGTGGTGTCCGCCTCCCCTTCCTGTCTGAGGTGGAAGCACCGTTTGCCAGCATGAATTGTATTCCTTTTGCGCTCCTAGTTGTGATTTCCTTTACAGTGCGCTTTAGTGCTGAAGATCTATTTGTCAGCTAATAAAGGGACGAATGAATTAGTCAGTATTCTGGAAACACAAAATAACCCAGAGAAATGGAAGTTTGAATCCGAAGTTGTTACCTGTAAGAGAGCCAGTGAACGTGGCTGTACAAAACTCCTGAACTGGTCACATGCAAGTTAGTCACATTTGTATAGACTTATCATAGTtcagttgattttcttttctttaaataccCCGGTTCCGACTCTTGTTACAGTGGAGTCAGAGCTAAATAACTCAGCTGTTTCCTGACCCACATCCAGtgcgtgtgtgcctgctaagttgcttcagtcgtatctgacttttgtgaccccatggactgtagcctgccaggctcctctgtccataggattctccaggaaagagtactggagtgggttgccatgccctcctccaggggatcttccctacccagggatagaacctgagtctcttaggtttcttgcattggcaggcaggttctttaccactagcgccacctgggaagcccaacccacATCCAAGTACCTTTGAGAAATTGCTCAATACCGCCACTCGCATTGTCGGTTGTAATATCCTCAGAGACATATTTTAGGTTTGTTATGGTTGTAACTTAAGAATTCTTGAGTGTTTACAATGATAAGCTGTAAGTTTAGGGGAGGAGCTTGCCGGGCAAGatgacatatattttttaatcttcctcAGAGTATTTTAGTTAGGAAGAatctcataaaagaaaaaaaaacacaacttatttcaatgttgtgtgtgtgtgtgtgtgtgtgtgtgtgtgtgggtggtaTAATGCAAGGTATAATGAGCCTGGAAGCCCTCACCTCCTAGTTAAAATGAGTGAAAAGCTCATTATAACTGGTTCCAGTTTCATAAGAGTAAGTCTCATTCTTATTACCAGCACACAGATTTAGATATTGGCTGTGACGAGGTCTCAACATGTTTACTTCCTCTTATACTTTACAGATGTAGACAAGCAGTGATGAGAGTCAGGCCCCCTGCACGCTCTGAAGCCCGAGTTGTGTCTTTCTGCTTCCTCACTCAGCAGTTTGGATCTTTGCCGTGGTGACTGCAGGGTGAGGCAATTAAGAGTCGCCCGTGTGCCAGGCACCAGCAGCGGACGGCCCCTGGCGTCTGAGTGCCTCTCTCAGAGCACTGGTGCCTGATCGTTAATTCTGGACCCGCTTTCATCTTATCCATATCGCCTCCAGCCTCTAATCGTACATCTGGATCCCTGCCCTCTGGGCCTGTGGATTGGACTCTGGATCTTCCTCTCCCAGGAAAATGGCCTTGATTCTCTGCTCTGCTTTCTGCGGAAGCTTTATGTTCTAACTCACATTTATCGGTTCAGTGCCCATCACTGGCCACTTGACGAACTTAGAACCTTTGTGAGCAGCTGCCAGTTCAATGCAGTAAATTGCCTTTGTTCTCAGGTTCTCTTTCATGTCCGATGTTTGTCTGTTAACCATTGCTGGCCATCTGACTCTATGTGCCGTTACAGTTCAGGCCTGTGTGCGTGTTCTTCTTATTTGTGTTTTCATCGGGTCTTGGTTGTGTCACGTgcactcctctctagttgtggtgcttgggttcAGCGGTTGcagcaagggcttagttgccctgctgtctgtgggatcttagttccccagccagggacggACCTGAGTGCCCTGctctggaaggtggattcttaaccactgggccaccagggaagtcccctgagtaTTCTTTTCACTTCTAAAGGACTTGTGTAGTAAATGGCAAGTAAACCAAGATATGACCATTTTTAGATGCTGGTCTTTCATTCCTCCTCATTGAGAATAAAAGCCTATTATCAAGACAGTAATACATAACCCTCAGCAGTTTCTCTGGGCTCAGTATACGTCCTCCAGCATAAACTTCTTTGATCTTTAATTGTTTAAAAGCCTTTCTTGATTAATTGATTTCTCATTGATATACTGTTTGCCCCAAAGAGTATGTGTTTATTTGAGAGGGTGTGCACTGGCATTACATAATTGATTTTTATGAATTCTACCAGAGAATATGTCTCattttttctggaagaatttattTGGTGTGTTTTTTCCCCAGTGGATGCTAGAAGatggattttttttgtgtgtgtataccattttcttgcattaaaaaaaaaatcaagtcactGGGCCAAAATATCATCAGTGTCTGGAACACCTTAGAAATTGTGTTATGTATTGTGATATTGTCttaattcttctttctcagttatGGAAATTACTTCTTCCTGATTGGGTCTCCACCCACAGTCAGGAAACAATGGTTTACCACATCCATCATTTCTGTCTGCACATTATCATGTTTCAAAGTTTTCCCCAATTAATCCTCTGGAAGCTAGAATCACTCACAATTATAATCCTGTTATGCCTTCTTTATTTCATGATGTGCTTGTTATTTCACATCCATCCTTCAGCGATCTGTAACATAGTGCCATTATCAGCTCTTAAGTCTTTAAAAGCCTCTTATCTACCATTTTGACTAAGACGGATTCACTGCACTTTGTTGAAAATCGAtcattttggattaaaaaaaaaaatctctcccgtGTATTTGTTCTGGCTACTTTtgcataatttccttttttttttcttttccatttaatcaATCTGCCAAGCTggttttctttcccctttctggcttcctttttcttttcttttttaagaattgtctctctcttcatttctccttccctctttggGTAATGCCtctggaaagaaaaagtcagttgCAGGAGGCAGTGAAATAAATCCTTTAGAACCAGGCTAGGACACGTCCTCCCATTTCTCTTTTCATGAAACGAGAGGGAGGGTCCCTTTCCTTGGTGACCCTCCCTATGAACAGTTTCTAGGGTGAAAGCTTCATGATTTTGACTGTTgggcacttaaaaaaattatttctttatgtatttatttttggctgtgctgggtctgtgttgctgtgtgtgggcttttctctggttgcagtgagcacaggctactctctagttggagtgtgcgggcttctcattgcagtggcttctcccgtcgtggtgcacaggctctggggcaatGGAGCTTCAGGAGCTGTGCCTCCCAggttctagagctcaggctcagtgtttgtggcgtgtgggcttagATGCTTCacgccatgtgggatctttctggaccagggatggatccCATGTCCACTGCATGTGCAGGTGGGGATTCttgtccactgcaccaccagggaagtctaactGCCAGGCATTTTGCAGGCACTGTAACAGGCTTCTTATTTATAGCCTCAAGCTCTTCTGTGTATtagtcttcccaggtgactcaaacTGAAACACCAGAATTCTTCTGGACATACTAacattgtctttttttctcctaGGTACTGACTTTAGCATAGATAGCTTACCTCTGCCTCGGAAAGCCCATCATGACTGGGCCCTTTTTCACGAAGAGTCtccaaaaaataattataagctCTTTCACCAGCCAGTCATCACCTTGTTCAACTACACCGCCACCTTCAGCCGGCACTCCCACCTGCCACTAACCACCCAGTACTTGGAGGGCACGGAAGTCCTGACGTCACTCCGATACCTGGTCCCCTTGCGGTCCAAAAACCACCTCCGGAAGAGCCTCGCCCCGCTGGTGTACGTACAGTCCGACTGTGACCCGCCCTCAGACAGGGACACCTATGTTCGAGAGCTGATGACATACATTGAGGTCGATTCCTACGGCGAGTGTCTGCGAAACAAACCTCTCCCTCCACGGTTGAGCAATCCAGCCTCTATGGACACCGATGGCTTTTACAGGATCCTTGCCCAGTATAAGTTTATCCTTGCTTTTGAGAATGCGGTGTGTGACGATTACATCACTGAGAAGTTCTGGAGACCTCTGAAACTGGGGGTCGTCCCTGTGTATTACGGATCCCCCAACATTGCAGACTGGCTTCCAAGCAATAGAAGTGCTATCATGGTATCAGAATTTTCTCACCCTAGAGAGCTGGCGAGTTACATCAGAGCGCTGGATCAGGATGACAGACGCTACCAGGCCTACATAGAATGGAAGCTGAAGGGCGAGATCTCCAATCAGCGACTTCTCACCGCACTCAGGGAACGGAAATGGGGGGTGCAGGACGTTAAGCAGGACAGCCACATTGACGCATTTGAGTGTATGGTGTGCAGCAAGGTGTGGGATAACATTAGGCTCCAGGAGAAGGTAAGTGGGTCCAGGTTTGGCAGAGAGGTGCTGGGATGGCCGTCTTGATGTTCTCTGCTGCTCTGCATTCTTCTGTTGCAGCTGCCCCATCACTGGTCCTCACTTTTATCAGAGAGGCCAGGCTCTGCGAGAAGGATGgatatttcatttctatttgagGACTGCCATGAAGTTTACTAGTCTGTCCTGAAGGCTCTAAATTCTTCTTTACTCTTTCTTCTGGAGGTTACCACACTACAGGTGCTGGGCATTGATGCACAGAAGCTGCAGCAGAGACATGaaggccaaaaaaattttttaaatggcaagtTCTGAATCTCATCCACATTTTTAGTCCTTCAGCccagtggtccccagcctttttgcaCCAgcgaccagtttcatggaagacaatttttccatggaccaggggacAGCAAGGGGAATCTTTTGGGAAGACTCAAGTGCATTATATTTGTTGTGCACTTTATTGCAATTATTATTGCattgtaatatataataaaataatcatacaACTCACTGTAATGCAGAATCAGGAGCCATGAGCTTGTTTTCCTGCAACTGGAAAACATCTCAGGGTAACTGGAGACAGTGGCAGCCACTCCCCAGGGCTAGCAGCACCgcttcagctccacctcagatcatcaggcattagattcttaTAAGGAGCACCCAGCCGAGATCCCTCGCAGGTGCAGTTCGCAGTAGGGTTCACGCTCCTGTGAGTATCTAACGCCAGTTAAGTTGGTCTAGTCAAGTGCcgaatcacttcagttgtgtctgaccttttgtgaccctgtgggccatagcccagactcccctgtccgtgggattctccaggcaagattccaggagtgggttgccgtgcctgcctccaggggatctttccaactctgggatcaaacctgtgtctcctgcattggcaagcactAGCGCcagtttaccactagcgccacctcaaGAGCTGACCTAAATTTGGGTTTGCAcaacttctctggtagtccaatgtttaagactctgccttccattACAGAGGTGaaaattccatccctggtcagggaactgagaccccacatgccacggggtgtggccaaaaaaaaagggaaaaaagaaaggtttGTGTTGTTACTGTTACGTTTAGTGCTCTACAGCTTCAGATTATTCCAGTATTTATAATTACAATAATCAATGGTTAAATATCATCAGTATTAACTATGATAGTTACCTGTACTTACAGTGGGACCTGGCGCTAAGTGGTTTTTCTCAGCCTTTCTCTCTCACCCTCAGCTTTTGTCAGGTCCTGTATTGCTGGGTCACAGAGGAGGTCTCCCTTCTCTTGCCCCTCCGTTGGCAGTAAACTGCTGTGGCTTGTTGCTCAGCGACTGGCTCGAGGTGTGGGCAGGGTGGGCTCTTTGTTTTCTCGGCAGCATCAAGCTTAGGCAGGTTTTTGCATTCCTGGAACTCAGGAGTGAAGCtttctcagtgttcttgcctatcCTTCAAGCCAGACTCTGCTTTGTATCTGTGGTTGGTTTGGATGGAAGAGGGTTCTGTGTCCCTTCAGGGGTAGGTGACCTCTGGTATCATGGTGGGATCCTAGGTCCGGATTCATTTCCAGCCTCCCCCTAGACCATGAGACAGGTGAATTTTGCATGGGGGAGTGGTAGATTTTCATCCCTTGGATCTGAAAATGAAAGGTTTTCTCCTGCTTCTTCAGTGTCATAAGGCTTTTTCTCCTTGTGAGGGAAGGTTCTGGGGAGATGGAAGGGGCTTCCTGAcattcccctccctgccctgagcCAAAGAAGGAGGCTgtttccagtattctgccctggccCCAGTCTCTTCCTGGGCATCTGATGGAGGTGCATGGAAAaagctttggggacttccctggtggttcagtggttaaaaatctgccttgcaatgccaaggatgtgggttcaatccctggtctgggaactaagatcccacattctgtggagcagctaagcccatgttcCCCCTgcatgcaactaagacccaatgttgccaaataaataataaatatttttttaaaaaagaaaagagcttttGAGTGAGTTTGACCTCTTTTTTGGTGTAACCCAGCTATTCCAAACTAACATGGTGGCCCATACTTATAAGGATTTGATAAAATTTTAGTTGATTTCTTGTTACCTACTTTGCGGtagccacctcctcctcctgtgTTCAGCAAAAGGTGAAGTTGATCCTGTGTCCATCTTTCCTGAGACGAACACGTCACTTTGGGATTCAGGTCACTTGGTTGTTGTGTGATCTCGGTTCCCTGATGAACTCAAGAAGAGTTATGAATCTGTAGATCATTTGACTTTTTCCTTATTGTTAAAGTAGGAGCCATGTTCTCCTTGgaagcaaaatatttattaattgtaGTTTAAGAACGGCTTGTTTTTCTGTCTAGGACTTCAGCTGGAAAGGCAATTCGGGATGCTGGAAGTTAGTTACTACTAAACATGTCATAACTATTTCATCAGACACACTTTCTTCAGGTCGCACTGTGAGACATTTCTGGAAGAACACTAGAGCTGAAAGAGTCCATTTCACAAGATTCCTTTCTCTATGATGTCACCTTAAGTGGAACTTTATCCTACACCATTGGAAGAACTCTCAGGTGGGCAGGCAGGGAAAGAGGGTATTACTACTGACTTTCTCATGTAGACAGTTACACAAGGTTAGGGTTGGGAAGGCCACTGACGGTTGTGTGGTCAGTTCAGATGAAACTGGTGTTTCAAATATCACGACCAAGTCATCTGCTAATTTATGTTACATTTCCAGGGCTGGTGATTTCACCATTTTTTAGGGTAGCAAATCTtatcttttgttaaatttctACAGTTATACCGGTCTTTGTATTGAACCAAGACTTCCGCTTCTATGGTTCTTTCTTAGCTACCCACTTCTAACTCTAATGCAGGGAGATACAGCTTTGCATATGTGACCATCAGTCAGGAAAGATGAGCAATGGCCTTTCCAAAGCTGTTTTGAAGTAATCGATTGGGGTCCTCCTTATTTGATTCTGGTTTTGCTCCAAATACAGGCTCTCCCCAATCATGAACTCTGGCTGTAGTAACCCGAAGTTTGAGCCTGCATCTAACCCTTTGAACTCTGAGTTGGTATTTATTTGGCAGTGCCGGGTCTTAGCATGCAAGAAGGATCTTCATTCTGGCATGTGGAacctttaattgtggcatgtggcatctagtccctgatcaggggtcaaacccaggagcatacagtcttagccactggtccaTCAGGAACGTCTCTGGGTGGGTATTTAGACTCCCCAGATTGTAAGTCTTAGTGTTTTCTTGTGGTTTGCCATTTGGATTCCTGTTCTGgttttctgtgctcagttttgtcttggtaaagaatccttacACTTGTTCCAGGCTCTTGGAAGCCAACTCCATGACCATCTGTGAGTAGTTATTGAGAAGAGGGAATTTAGGCAACCCTATCCTTCATGCTCTACCAAACAAGTTAGTTCACTCTTCCACTTGTAATCTCTTTAGATGCTTCAAAACAAGCCTTATGTTCACTCAAAGTCGTCTCTTTTATAGGCTAAACATCTCTAGTATATTTCAGATTGGCTTTTCTGCTCTTCTTTCTAAATTTGGTATGGATGAAGAGTAATCATTGCAAACCTGACTATTATCAACTCTAATAtcttcagttgttcagttcagtcgctcagttgtgtctgactctttgcgaccccatgaatcgcagcacgccaggcctccctgtccattaaaattttttttaggacttcccgggtggttcagtggttaagactgcttccaatgcagagggcgtgGGTTTtttccctggttgaggaactgagatcccacatgccacgtggtatagccaaaagataaaaaaaaaaatttaagaaagagaTATATAGGTACATAGGTTATCAATTAGTTCTGCTTATCAATTAGTTCTGCAaagttaataaaacaaaacaatcttctacttcttttttcttttctccttccctagAAGGCAGCCACTTACCACCAGCCATGTGCtgtactcaatcatgtccgactccctgaagccccacggactgaagcccaccaggtggctctgtccatgggatttcccaggcaagaatactggagtgggctaccatgccctcctccaagggattttcccaactcagggatcgaatcccacgtcttctgcgtctcctgcattggccagcagattctttaccactgacgccacctgggaagccacttacCACCATACTTAACAAATTATTTTGGTTATTACTCAATGTTTTGAAATAACATGCTCtcatacacaatttttttttaatatccactgTTTATATGATCATGTAACTTATGTAGAAATGAACCATTTAGTACATACTATGATTTATTTCCCTTACCTGTACAGCTTTTGGTTTCCCTTGAGTTAATGATTGtcttatttcttgtttgtttattttatacttttacataACTAATTCAATCCTTGTTAATTGTTTAAACCTCCTTTGAAGATGTTCAGCTATACCAGGCATTCAAGTCATTTCATCTTGTTGAATAAATCTCTCCTGGAGACTTGTGACATGTGTTAGGTACATCTGGTTGCCCTCTACACTGTGTAGAGACCACTCTGAGATCTCCCATCCCTAGCATTTTGGGAATTGCCtttactgtctttttcttttatgttgaCACCTCTGTTTCCTgtatgtttttctccttttctcttcact includes:
- the FUT10 gene encoding alpha-(1,3)-fucosyltransferase 10; protein product: MVRIQRGQLLAFCLCIIATVFLLITLQVVVELGKFEGKKFKNSHLKDGRAEMEAEPLHLRPFFKRGGPTLNRKKTLAADSFPIMLWWSPLTGETGRLGQCGADACFFTINRTYLHHHRTKAFLFYGTDFSIDSLPLPRKAHHDWALFHEESPKNNYKLFHQPVITLFNYTATFSRHSHLPLTTQYLEGTEVLTSLRYLVPLRSKNHLRKSLAPLVYVQSDCDPPSDRDTYVRELMTYIEVDSYGECLRNKPLPPRLSNPASMDTDGFYRILAQYKFILAFENAVCDDYITEKFWRPLKLGVVPVYYGSPNIADWLPSNRSAIMVSEFSHPRELASYIRALDQDDRRYQAYIEWKLKGEISNQRLLTALRERKWGVQDVKQDSHIDAFECMVCSKVWDNIRLQEKGLPPERWQADVTHLSCPEPTVFAFSPLAPRRRSLREMWIPSFQQSKKEARALRWLVDRNKNFSTQEFWALVFKD